CGAATCCGCCGCATTCTTTGTTAAATGGTAATAAGCTGGCGAATCGATGGATTTATTGCGCGGCGAATAAGTGCCTAACCGCTTGTTGCCGGACAGCGTCTTGAGCAATAACATATCGTCAAACTCATAAGTATCTTGCGCCATCAAATCGGTGCGCCGGCCAAAATTCGTAATCTGCCATAGCGTAATCGACCAAAATCTTCCATCGCCGACATCGCGAATGCGTACATCCTGAGTGAAGGGGACGACCGCCATCCGAACGGCTTCGTACGTTTTCGACGTCGCCGCCTGATCGACTTCAGGCGATTGATATTGAATTTGAGGATAATAGGCGTCGAAATCCACAATGACCGTGGCATTGACGTACTCGCCTTGGTTGGTTATAACGAAAGAATTCGCCGCCAACGTCGATTCAATGAAAGAATTCACTTCGTAGAACGAGAAGAACGTCATCAAGGAAAGCCGCAAGCCTTCCGCATCGTCGCCGCAGGCGCCTTTATAATCGGGCGAGACGTAACCCATGATCTTATTTACGTCCTCATCCGCGTAAGAGCCGAAAATATTGCGCACCGACTGTACGACCGTTTGCAGATTGATGTTGGCGGTTTCCACATCGGCGACTTTGTCGTCCTCCAGTCCTGGAAGATCGGAGAAAATATACCGGTCTGAAGGCAGATTCAGCGCCGACTTGGATAAAACTTGAACCTCGCCGCTGCCCGCCACCAGCATATAAGCGCCGCTGACGCCGGGAAGCAATTTCACCTGGCGAATCGTACCCGCCGCAATCGGCGCAGCGGGTTTCAAGGAAAGCAATGCGTCTCTCGCGTCTCCGCTTCCCGTAATTGTTAGAACACCATCGTCATTGACAATCATGACGTTGGTCACCACGCCGCCCTTCGCAATCAATTCGATATCCCGGAATTTATCTTCGGGAATCAGATTCATCCAACTTTCCGTCGTGGCGCCCGCCGAGGAGAGAATGCCATTCCCCGTCAGGAAATAGATGCTCTTCCCATCCGGGGAGAGTTCCATATCCCGGTAGATATCCAAATCCATGCCCGGAGGATAAAAATTCCGGTTCGCGTTCCCTAAGAACAACATGTCGCCATCGCCGTCGAGAATATAGATGCCGCCGTTCAAATAATCGACTTCCACGTCTCTCGGATGATCGATGGCTATATCGCCCTCTTCGGGAGCGACAATCAGATTCCCGCCGTTGACGCTGTTTTTATAGAAAGCGATCTCATCTGGCTTGAATGTGATCTCGTAATTGGGCTGCAACCTTGTCAGAAACGCCTTGACGTCGCCGACGCCCAAAACCTCACCATTTGTAAGCAAAAGAATATATCCGGAGAAGGTGGAGTTGACTTCCATATCGATAACGGAGGTCGTTAACGCAATCTCCTTCATGGCGGGAGCGTCGCCCAGGCTGAAAAGCCGGCCGTCGCTGGTCAATTTAACGTAATCGATCGTATCCGTTAGATCGCCGCGTACGACTACGCTGCCGCCGCCTGTTCCACTGTCGCCGCCGCTGCCATCGCCGCCGCCGCTGGAAGCGATGATGTAACCGTCGGCGTAGGTATAAATGGGTGGATTGACGCCGTCGTCAATCTTTGCGTAGACGTAGTATTTTTTCGTAGGATCGAAATCGGCGATATGTTCTCTCAATTTTAAGGTGAAGGTCCTATCGAATCCCTCGCGCAGCGAAGCGCCGGGAATAAACGTTCCGTTGAAATCGAGACTGTTGTCGTCCACGTACAACAGGATCGACGCTACATCGTCGGAATCGTCCGCCAGGAAAGAGAGTTCGTATTCGAATTTCTCCGATGCGACGTTCACGCCTGCGCCCGGAGCGGTGAATTTAATAGTGGGAGGAACGTTCTGGCTGCTGACGATAATTTCCGACGTCGTTATCTGATTCTTGCTTACGTCCATGAACGGATCAATGCCGATTCCTGCGCCGTAATCCGTTTCCATGAAGGAATGGTAGCTGATTCCGCCCTTAGGCGCAATTACGTTTGTCGTCGTTCCCGTCGTCTGATCGGTGGTTACGTAAACTCGGCTCCGGTTGCCGGAACTGATCCGCACTCGGAAGCTTTCGCCCACACGCGCTTGATCCGAAGCGCGCAAAACGATATAGAAGTCGTTGCCCGCCAAGGGTCCCGTATTCTCGTCCGGCAATTGAATTTGATACATATAATTCGTTGAATAGAGACCGTCGTTCTGTCCTACCCAGTCGTTGACTCCCAAAGCGTAATACGGATCGTCGACGGTTACTTCGATCACATCCGGAGGATCGGGATATTCCGGTTCGGGAGTCTCGCCGGTTTCCGGGTCAGGCACCGCCGCCGCTTCCGCATCGGCTACGGCCTGGTTGTAATCGGCGATGGCTTGGTAAGCCGATTCATAGGCTTGACTCAAAGTATCTCTTATTCCGCTCAAATAGTCGCCAATGGCGTTGTAATCCGATATGCTTATTTCCAAGCCGAATTGATGGAACGGCGCGTTCACAAGGCTGTCGCCTTGTGGATCCTGCGCGCCCGTCGCAGGAACGTTGATAACCATCGGCGTCCGCCCCACGCGCACGAAGCCTTTCGTCGGATTGATGAGGCGGAACGCATTGGCGAACGAAAGCGCAAACGTACGCCGCACGTCGCCGTCGGGATCCCCAATGATGCGCAGATTGGATTCCGACGTCGATGTCAGTTGGATCATCCATGTTTGTTCGCCGGATTCGGGGTCTTCAATGAACAAATCTTCAGGATAATACGGGAAAGTGCCGTCCAACATGCTCGTCAACAGATCCATCAATCCCGTATATGGTTCTAGCGAGATAAGATAGCCGCTCCCTATAATGGTTCCCTGATTGTAATCGGGAAAATCCCAAGGCGGCCCCGCCGCCGTACCGAACGGACGGAGGGACGAGGGAGGATAAAGGTACGAACGGGACGTTTCCCAGAGGCTGTATCCCACAGCGCGCATATCCAGTTCGCCGAACCAGCTGCCTTCGCTGATGCTCAGCGGCATCAATTCACCGGTATTCACCGTATAAGGATTCGTCAAACCCGCCTGGATGGCGTTCACATAATCGGTATATTTCTCCAAACTATTGGGCGGGAAGATATAGGTTCCCTCGACGAATCCGCGCGTGGAGCCGAAGTTGTCGAAATACAAAGGAAACGGCCGGTCATTGCTGTCGAATACGCCGTTGATCCCTTTCGGCGTATAATCGCCAAGGTCTTCGTCGATCAATCCATCGCCGTCGTCGTCCTGCATGTTGTACAATTCTTCGTCCGTCAAACCATCTAAATCGTCGTCTCTGCCGTTGCCTGTGGCGGTGTCGTCGTCGAAATAGAGAGCAAGATTATGAGTGCTTACCAGCCGGCTGAAACGGACGTCGACGCCCAATTGCGTAGGCACTACGCCAAGAATGAGGGGATTGAACACTAAATTGCGGGGACCGGGCAAAAACTCCACATCCACTTCCCCCAATACCGTGTTTTCCGTCAGGAACGTGTCGATCAGCGTCAAAGCAGCGATCGATTCATGGTTGTCGGTCAACGAAGCATTTTGTCCAAAATCCATAACGTCGATGCCGATGACGGCTTTCGGCGGAGAACTCATAGAACTGTCGTAAAGAATATTGGTGTTGGACGCGAACGGTCCTTCGCCCGGCTGCGTGAGGTCTTGGAACTGGAAGCGGGGTTTTGGACGCCCTATCATCGCGTACGTCGTTCCCGTCCCTTTGCGGCCGAAGCCGATGCTGGATACGGAATTTAGCTTCTTTACGCCTTCCGTCGCCCCTTTGGTGAAGTTCGTAACGCCGGTTCCGATTTTGACATCATTGGGTTGAATGAAGGGTATGAAAGAGTCGAGACTGCGCAGATTGTCGCTTGTTTTGATGCCGATATAAATCTCCCCTCCCGCATTGTCTCCTGTGCGGTTATCCGGCGCTTTCAAATTGCTGAGCGCATTGTTTTTCGCCACGGGCATGACAAAACTGAAGCCTTGGACGATAGGATAACCGAACAATTCCTCCGCATTGATGCGTCCATTGCCTTCCGTATAATCGAAGAGATAGCGTATTTGTCCTTCGGTCAAGCCCAAATACGGCCTCAATACGTTAATCATCAAATCGAAGAACAAGCAATCTTCATCCATATAGCATTCCAGCGATCCCAAAGGCGGACGAGGTTCCGCCGCCGGATCCGGCAATTGTATCACGCCCATCAAATAAGCGGCGAGATTGTCGTCGCCGAAGAGAAACGGTCCCAATTCCTTTCCAATTTCGCCGCCGTATTGGCCAGGGAGCAGCCTCTGCAAAACCTTGCGCATCGGCGAATTGATATTCATCATCTCTTCCGGATCGATATCGAACGTTTCGATGCGGAAATTGGAGGAATCGAGTTTGATCAGATTATCGACGCCTGCGTCGTATTTTCCTTTCGTCCCTCCGTTCTCACGGTAAAGAAAAATACCGCCTGTCGAATCCGGCTGGAAGGATTGGAAAATATTCTGCGAAACGGTTTTGGGATAGGTGGCGATGTCGTAAGGTTTGCGAGGACCGTTGGCTACATAGCTAAGAACATAATTGTCGGGATTGTCGTAGCCTATCTGGAAAATAGGAATGGGAAAACCATAAATATCCAACGGCATCGTCATCGGATATTCGATCTCGTCGCCCGTGGGCAACGTTTTCTTTTCGGTCAAAAGTTCTCCCGTTTCGGGATCTTCAGGGAAATTGTAAAAATTGGGGCTATAAAAGAAGGAAGGATTGTAATACGGAGCTTGTTCCGTAATTCCGCCGCCGGAGGCCATCATGCCGGCAAATGTAGTTCCCGAATACCCGGCGTCGGCCAAAACCGTCAACAGTTTGCCCACAGCCGCCAAATTCAATCCGATCCAGTTGACGCGCACTTCGTCCAGATAATATTCCTCATCGGGACGTCCTGCAAAATCGATCCCCAAAATGGTTCTCGCATCGGAACCGGCGTCAATGCGGAACGAGTTATCTTCTTCGGTAACGACGTTTACAATCTGAACGATATCGCCCTCGAAGACGGCGCGCTCCGTAAATTCCGGCGCCAGATTGGCGAATGCGTCGCCGGGAAAACGGTCGTCGTAGACGGTGTCTTTTGGAAGTTTGTTCAAATTATCCTTAATTTTAATGCCATTGGCGGGAATACTCGCTTCAAAACGGTCGCCCTGCCGGATGTTAAGGCTGGTGCGGCATACGACGTAAAAATCGGGATAAGCGTCGTTGTATTGAGGAAGTTTAGTATAAGCGCTTCCTGAACGGGGCTTGAATGTTACCATGAATTTGCCGGGAACCACAGGATCCACTTCTACCGTCGGCTTTTCCGAAAGATCGATGGGATTATCGCTGTTGGGATCGCCGTTGACGTAACTGAACGAACCCGTATTGGCTCCGCTTTCCTGGAACAAAGCCAGTCCGCTCGTTAATGCGGAAGTCGTGAGCGGAAGAAAGTCTTCCGTAATATCCAGCGAATTGCGGGATTCCGTCAGGTCTTCGAATTGAACCTTGATTTCGATCAAGTTCTGATCTTTGAATTTCGGAATGCCCACCCCCTTTTGGATAAAAGGATAAACCGCCAGGGGAACATCTAACAGGCTGACGGGTTTGGAGAGAGGAGGAACGCCCGTAGGTATAATCTCCTCATCTTGAGCATAGGCGGATTGGGGCGCATCGATCGCAAAAAACGCCGCGCAAAACAATCCGGCTAGGATGAATCCAATAGAATTGCGTAATATTTTTTCCATGATACTCCTCATCGCGATTCTTAAACCTTTTCCTTTGGGTTTAATGGGATATATTCTGAACTTCTTCGACGAAAAATCGCTTTCCCGTCTCACCTTAACTACTTGAATTTCAGGCGTTTCGTTCGATGATGAACGCGCCCGAACCTCCACCACAACTCAACGGCCATAAGGTGAAATAGCCATTCAACGCAAAAAACGCTCTCTAGGAAGAGCGTTTCTCATTTCCCGTTTTTCAACGATGCGGGAAAGGAGCTAAGGCTAAACGTGAATATATAATGCGGTAATCATAAGTGTCAAGTTTTATATGAGCGAGGGCGGGTTCGCCCCAAACGCATATTTAAAAGAACTTATCATTCGAATGAAGCAAACCTCCCTTAAGCGGGCGCCTCTTATGACCAACGCAATCTAAACTCCTTTTTTCACGCTTTTCTTTTTATTACTAAAAAAATATTAATTTATCCCGTGATAATGAAATAATCTATAACACTATACTGGAAAACGATTCTCAATAAATGGCTTCGCAATATCGTGACGCCTCGACAAAAACAGATTAACTATTATATATTGGTTAGAAGAAAAAGACCATCCTTGCCAAGATGAGAAATAACGGGAAGAAGACTTTCATTTTTATCTCCCGTTTTCCAAAATCGGCTTGACTTAATTAAGAACCCCGCTTAAGTTAGTCATATACAAAATTCAATGGATTCCGTTATCATTTTACGCGAGTGAAACCGCCAAATCCTACTTTCGTTGTTGGAAAGATAACGGCGTACGCAATCATCTTGTTTGGCGGATTGGAATAGGGTGAGGGAACCTTGGAAGAAAAAACAAAATTCATTTTCATCACCGGCGGCGTTTGTTCGTCCTTGGGCAAGGGAATCGCTTGCGCATCCATCGGTTGCCTGTTGGAAGCGCGGGGATACAGCGTAGCGCTGCAAAAACTAGATCCTTATATTAACGTAGATCCGGGCACGATGAGTCCCTATCAGCACGGAGAGGTCTACGTCACGGAAGACGGGGCGGAAACCGACCTGGACCTCGGTTATTACGAGCGTTTCACCTCCTCGGTCATCACCCGCAAAAACAGCGTCTCCACAGGCCAAATCTACGACGCCGTCATCAAGAAAGAACGTCGCGGCGGCTACCTGGGGAAGACCGTTCAGCTGGTTCCCCACATCACCGACGAAATCAAGTTCCGCATCAACGAAGTAGCGGAAGAGACCAAAGCCGATTTTCAAATCTGCGAGATCGGAGGCACTGTCGGCGACATCGAAGGCTATCCCTTTCTCGAAGCTATCCGGCAAATCGGCTGGGAACTCGGCCCGCAGCGGGTGCTCTATATTCACCTCACCCTGATTCCCCTCATCTCCGCCGCCGGCGAATATAAAACCAAACCCACTCAACACAGCGTCAATAAATTGCGCGAAATCGGCATTCAGCCGGGAATCCTGCTTTGCCGCACGTCGATCGCGCTGACTCGGGAGATGAAAGAAAAGATCGCTCTCTTCTGCAACATCCCCGCCAACGCCGTCGTCAGCGCCCGCGACATCAAATCGACGATCTACGAAATTCCCCTCGTCTATCGGGAAGAAGGGCTGGACGATCTGGTCGTCTCCCATTTCGGCCTCAACGGCGGCGAACCCGATATGAGGGACTGGAAAAAAATCGTTACTACCATCACCAGTCCCCGCAATGGCCCCGTAACCATAGCGGTAGTAGGAAAATACATCAAACTTCAGGACGCTTACCGGTCGATCTACGACGCTCTTATCCACGGGGGCATTGCAAATAAGGCCGGAGTCGATATTCGCCGCATTCATGCCGAGGAAATCGAGAAAAAAGATCCTGGCGAACTCCTCCGTGATGTGGATGGCATCCTCGTTCCTTGGGGCTTCGGCAAGCGAGGCACGCTGGGCAAGGTGATAACGATTCAATACGCCCGCGAGAAGAAAATCCCCTTTTTCGGCATCTGTCTGGGCATGCAATGCAGCGTTGTGGAATTCGCCCGCGACGTCTTGGGGCTGCCGGAAGCGTCCAGTACGGAATTCGAACCCGATACGCCCGACCCCGTCATCAGCCTGATGGACGAACAAAGAAAAATCGTCGATAAAGGC
This genomic interval from Candidatus Omnitrophota bacterium contains the following:
- a CDS encoding CTP synthase, which encodes MEEKTKFIFITGGVCSSLGKGIACASIGCLLEARGYSVALQKLDPYINVDPGTMSPYQHGEVYVTEDGAETDLDLGYYERFTSSVITRKNSVSTGQIYDAVIKKERRGGYLGKTVQLVPHITDEIKFRINEVAEETKADFQICEIGGTVGDIEGYPFLEAIRQIGWELGPQRVLYIHLTLIPLISAAGEYKTKPTQHSVNKLREIGIQPGILLCRTSIALTREMKEKIALFCNIPANAVVSARDIKSTIYEIPLVYREEGLDDLVVSHFGLNGGEPDMRDWKKIVTTITSPRNGPVTIAVVGKYIKLQDAYRSIYDALIHGGIANKAGVDIRRIHAEEIEKKDPGELLRDVDGILVPWGFGKRGTLGKVITIQYAREKKIPFFGICLGMQCSVVEFARDVLGLPEASSTEFEPDTPDPVISLMDEQRKIVDKGGTMRLGAYPCILLKGTKARAAYGKDEATERHRHRWEFNNDYRERYEKEGFIIGGVSPDGHLVEIIELKEHPWFVGCQFHPELKSRPRDPHPLFKAFIKAALDYQEAKSPLPHPES